One Candidatus Fusobacterium pullicola genomic window, TTCCATTAACATCATAAATTTTTGCTTCAAAATCAACTGTAAGTCCATATTTTCTCATAGTTTCACTTGTAACAGGACCGATTGAAGCAAACTTAATATTTTTAACAGCCTCAGTATCAAAATTGATACTCTCCATAAAGGCATCTACTGTAGAGGAGCTTAAGAATGTAACAATCTCTATATTTTTTAGAGTTTCTAAAACTTCCTCTTTCTCTCTTATAATTTTTTTAGTCTTATATGCAACTAATTTATCAAAATGTCTATCATAGATAGAGTTAAACTTATCTGTGTCACAAGGGGAGATATCAGAAGTTACAATCAGGATTTTATCTCCAGTTGTAGTGTGTTTTATAGCTTCTTCAACTAATTTTTCAACAAGGTACTCCTGAGGGATAAAGTCAGCCTTTATCTTGTAATTTTCTAGTAGCTCCCTTGTCTTACTTCCTACAGCTCCTATTTTTAAATGAGCAATATCTCTGATATCCTCTATTTTTTCCATAAACTCCCTAACTCCATTTGGTGAGTTAAAAAGTAAAACAGAATACTCTTTTAAAAGTTGTTTGTCAATTTTATCAAGGGTTGATTCTATCTCTATAAATGGTAACTCTTCAGCAAAACCACCCATTTTTTCAATCTTATCTGAAAATTCTCCAGCTTGTCTTCTATCTCTAGTAACTAGTACTTTTTTCCCAAAAAGTTTAGAATTTTCAAACCATTTAAAGTTATCTCTTAAATTTACAACCTCTCCGATTATTGTTATAGCAGGAGGAAGAACTTTTTTCTCTTTAGAGATTTGGACAATATTTTCTAATGTTCCAGTGGTAACTCTTTGATCTGCAGTAGCCCCCTTCTCTATGATAGCAATAGGCGTTTTAGGATCTTTTCCATTTGTAATTAGATCCTCTACAATAATAGGAAGATTTTTTATTCCCATCAAAAATACAAGAGTTCCTTCTAATTTTGCTATAGCTTCAAAATTATGCCAAGATCCATCAGCCATAGTGTGTCCAGTAAAAACATGGAAAGATTTAGCTACTCCTCTATGTGTTACAGGAATTCCAGCATACGCTGGTACTGAGATAGAAGAGGTAATACCAGGAATTTCTTCAAAACTGATACCATTTTCATAAAGAGCCTGAATCTCTTCTCCACCTCTTCCAAAAACAAAAGGATCTCCACCTTTTACTCTAGCTACTATTTTTCCTTCCAAAGCTTTTTCTACAAGAGTTCTATTTATTTCATCTTGAATGACTCCCCCTTCAGTATTTCCCTTTCCAAGATATATCATCTCTGCATTTTTTTTTGCATAATTTAAAATACGAGGATTGATAAGTCTATCATAAACTATACAGTCTGCTTCTTCGATAGCTCTTTTTCCCTTCAATGTAAGAAGTTCCGCATCTCCAGGTCCAGCTCCCATTATATATACTTTACCCTTTTTATTCATTAATCTTCTCCTTTATATAATCAGCAAGAGTTTGAGCAACTCTCACTCCTTCATTAAGTTCTTTTGTAATATTAGCAGTATATCCTTTTTCTCCTTGGAAATATACCCCATAGAAAGTTACCATATCTCCATTTAATTCAGAGTAACACCCCATAGGTGTATGACAACCTCCATCAAAAATTTTAGAGAATTCTCTTTCTATTATAACTACTTTTTCAACCTCTTCCCTATGTATAGATTTTAATATATTTTTAATCTCTTCATCATTTTCTCTGCATTGAATATGGAGAACTCCTTGAGCTGGTGCTGGAAGAAAGGTTTTAGGATCAAGATATTCAGTTATTTCATTTTCAAGTCCAACTCTTTTTAAACCAGCTGCGGCTAGAAGTATAGCGTCATAATCTTCTGTTTGAAGTTTATTTAGTCTAGTGTGTATATTTCCTCTCAGCTGTTTTACTACTAAATCAGGTCTTAAATTTTTAAGGTTCATAGTTCTTCTCAGAGAACTTGTACCGACAATAGCCCCTGTAGGTAATTCCATCAAAGTTTTACCACTTTTAGAGATAAGTACATCTCTTTGATCCTCTCTTTCTGGAATAGCTCCACATATAAGTCCTTTAGGAGAAAGAATAGGCATATCTTTCATAGAGTGTACTGCTAAATCTATGCTTCCTTCTAAAAGTTCTATCTCGATCTCTTTAGTAAAGAAACTTTTTAAAGAGGCATTACTATTGTTCCAGTTACTAACTAGATCTTTATCCCCACTTGTTACTATTTTCTTTATTTCAAACTCCAATTCAGGAAAGTTTTTCTTTAATTTTTCTTTTATCATCTCACTTTG contains:
- the cobA gene encoding uroporphyrinogen-III C-methyltransferase, producing MNKKGKVYIMGAGPGDAELLTLKGKRAIEEADCIVYDRLINPRILNYAKKNAEMIYLGKGNTEGGVIQDEINRTLVEKALEGKIVARVKGGDPFVFGRGGEEIQALYENGISFEEIPGITSSISVPAYAGIPVTHRGVAKSFHVFTGHTMADGSWHNFEAIAKLEGTLVFLMGIKNLPIIVEDLITNGKDPKTPIAIIEKGATADQRVTTGTLENIVQISKEKKVLPPAITIIGEVVNLRDNFKWFENSKLFGKKVLVTRDRRQAGEFSDKIEKMGGFAEELPFIEIESTLDKIDKQLLKEYSVLLFNSPNGVREFMEKIEDIRDIAHLKIGAVGSKTRELLENYKIKADFIPQEYLVEKLVEEAIKHTTTGDKILIVTSDISPCDTDKFNSIYDRHFDKLVAYKTKKIIREKEEVLETLKNIEIVTFLSSSTVDAFMESINFDTEAVKNIKFASIGPVTSETMRKYGLTVDFEAKIYDVNGIIEAIK
- the hemC gene encoding hydroxymethylbilane synthase; its protein translation is MKKKIIIGSRGSILALAQSEMIKEKLKKNFPELEFEIKKIVTSGDKDLVSNWNNSNASLKSFFTKEIEIELLEGSIDLAVHSMKDMPILSPKGLICGAIPEREDQRDVLISKSGKTLMELPTGAIVGTSSLRRTMNLKNLRPDLVVKQLRGNIHTRLNKLQTEDYDAILLAAAGLKRVGLENEITEYLDPKTFLPAPAQGVLHIQCRENDEEIKNILKSIHREEVEKVVIIEREFSKIFDGGCHTPMGCYSELNGDMVTFYGVYFQGEKGYTANITKELNEGVRVAQTLADYIKEKINE